The Arachis hypogaea cultivar Tifrunner chromosome 16, arahy.Tifrunner.gnm2.J5K5, whole genome shotgun sequence genome contains a region encoding:
- the LOC112755257 gene encoding WAT1-related protein At3g28050 isoform X1, whose protein sequence is MARKLLNDLVPLGAMVSMECVNVGLNTLFKAATMKGMSYHVFVVYAYAVAAILLLPAPFISSRSRVLPPLTLPVATKIAFLGLIGCSSQIMGYTGISFSSPTLSSAISNLVPAFTFLLAIAFRMEKVALKSSSSQAKVLGTIVSISGAFVVTLYKGPPIIIIHAPSFSIQPPINNLSSVDQSWAIGGLLLMAEYILVPMWYIVQVQIMKVYPAELTVVFYYNLCVSIMAAIVAIFTETNPDAWKIGVDTALASVLCSGIFGSFLNNAVHTWVLRIKGPVYVAMFKPLSIVIAVAMGVMFLGDSLHLGSLIGATIISIGFYTVMWGKAAEEVDENISNPVLPTTENNVPLLQSYKSDLSEEKHSLI, encoded by the exons atggCGAGAAAGTTGTTGAATGATTTGGTTCCTTTGGGTGCCATGGTGAGCATGGAATGCGTGAATGTTGGATTGAACACTCTGTTCAAAGCAGCTACCATGAAAGGCATGAGCTACCATGTCTTTGTTGTTTATGCTTATGCGGTTGCTGCTATTCTGCTTCTTCCTGCTCCCTTCATCTCCTCAAG ATCAAGAGTGCTTCCTCCTCTTACTTTGCCAGTTGCAACTAAAATTGCTTTTCTTGGCCTCATCGG ATGCTCATCTCAGATAATGGGGTACACAGGAATCAGTTTCAGTTCGCCAACTCTTTCTTCGGCGATCAGCAATTTGGTGCCGGCTTTTACCTTCTTGCTCGCCATCGCTTTCAG GATGGAAAAAGTGGCTCTGAAAAGTTCAAGCAGCCAAGCTAAAGTCTTGGGCACCATAGTATCAATATCAGGAGCATTCGTTGTAACTCTTTACAAAGGACCACCGATCATCATTATTCATGCGCCTTCGTTCTCAATTCAACCTCCAATTAACAATCTCAGTTCTGTGGATCAAAGTTGGGCCATCGGCGGCCTTCTACTGATGGCTGAGTATATATTGGTTCCTATGTGGTACATTGTACAA GTGCAAATCATGAAGGTGTACCCTGCTGAACTAACTGTTGTCTTCTATTACAATTTATGCGTAAGCATCATGGCCGCAATTGTTGCCATTTTTACAGAGACAAATCCAGATGCTTGGAAAATAGGAGTAGATACAGCATTGGCATCTGTCCTCTGCTCT GGAATTTTCGGATCGTTCTTGAACAATGCTGTCCACACATGGGTATTACGCATAAAGGGACCTGTCTACGTCGCAATGTTCAAGCCACTCTCGATTGTCATAGCTGTAGCCATGGGAGTCATGTTTCTTGGTGATTCTCTTCACCTTGGAAG TCTAATTGGAGCAACAATAATATCAATTGGATTTTACACAGTAATGTGGGGTAAGGCAGCAGAAGAGGTGGATGAAAACATCTCAAACCCGGTGTTACCAACTACAGAGAACAATGTTCCTCTCTTGCAAAGCTATAAAAGTGATTTATCTGAAGAAAAACATTCACTTATATAA
- the LOC112755257 gene encoding WAT1-related protein At3g28050 isoform X2, protein MRECWIEHSVQSSYHERSRVLPPLTLPVATKIAFLGLIGCSSQIMGYTGISFSSPTLSSAISNLVPAFTFLLAIAFRMEKVALKSSSSQAKVLGTIVSISGAFVVTLYKGPPIIIIHAPSFSIQPPINNLSSVDQSWAIGGLLLMAEYILVPMWYIVQVQIMKVYPAELTVVFYYNLCVSIMAAIVAIFTETNPDAWKIGVDTALASVLCSGIFGSFLNNAVHTWVLRIKGPVYVAMFKPLSIVIAVAMGVMFLGDSLHLGSLIGATIISIGFYTVMWGKAAEEVDENISNPVLPTTENNVPLLQSYKSDLSEEKHSLI, encoded by the exons ATGCGTGAATGTTGGATTGAACACTCTGTTCAAAGCAGCTACCATGAAAG ATCAAGAGTGCTTCCTCCTCTTACTTTGCCAGTTGCAACTAAAATTGCTTTTCTTGGCCTCATCGG ATGCTCATCTCAGATAATGGGGTACACAGGAATCAGTTTCAGTTCGCCAACTCTTTCTTCGGCGATCAGCAATTTGGTGCCGGCTTTTACCTTCTTGCTCGCCATCGCTTTCAG GATGGAAAAAGTGGCTCTGAAAAGTTCAAGCAGCCAAGCTAAAGTCTTGGGCACCATAGTATCAATATCAGGAGCATTCGTTGTAACTCTTTACAAAGGACCACCGATCATCATTATTCATGCGCCTTCGTTCTCAATTCAACCTCCAATTAACAATCTCAGTTCTGTGGATCAAAGTTGGGCCATCGGCGGCCTTCTACTGATGGCTGAGTATATATTGGTTCCTATGTGGTACATTGTACAA GTGCAAATCATGAAGGTGTACCCTGCTGAACTAACTGTTGTCTTCTATTACAATTTATGCGTAAGCATCATGGCCGCAATTGTTGCCATTTTTACAGAGACAAATCCAGATGCTTGGAAAATAGGAGTAGATACAGCATTGGCATCTGTCCTCTGCTCT GGAATTTTCGGATCGTTCTTGAACAATGCTGTCCACACATGGGTATTACGCATAAAGGGACCTGTCTACGTCGCAATGTTCAAGCCACTCTCGATTGTCATAGCTGTAGCCATGGGAGTCATGTTTCTTGGTGATTCTCTTCACCTTGGAAG TCTAATTGGAGCAACAATAATATCAATTGGATTTTACACAGTAATGTGGGGTAAGGCAGCAGAAGAGGTGGATGAAAACATCTCAAACCCGGTGTTACCAACTACAGAGAACAATGTTCCTCTCTTGCAAAGCTATAAAAGTGATTTATCTGAAGAAAAACATTCACTTATATAA
- the LOC112755255 gene encoding protease Do-like 9, producing MGDKKRKRARKSKAATDEETASPDHNTTTTSSNATTSKNDVVVIPAPEPAETSDPESHGLRRGRSKNKKKKSPPTSATVPDRRSSRIAEQNGDYAATGSVAEPPLMPKWEGSGAAAKVVPSMDAVVKVFCVHTEPNFSLPWQRKRQYSSSSSGFIVAGRRVLTNAHSVEHHTQVKLKKRGSDTKYLATVLAIGTECDIALLTVSDDDFWEGVSPVEFGDLPVLQDAVTVVGYPIGGDTISVTSGVVSRMEILSYVHGSTELLGLQIDAAINSGNSGGPAFNDKGKCVGIAFQSLKHEDVENIGYVIPTPVILHFIKDYEKNGAYTGFPVLGVEWQKMENPDLRMSMGMASDQKGVRIRRIEPTAPESHVLKPSDVIISFDGVNIANDGTVPFRHGERIGFSYLVSQKYTGDRALVKVLRNSEILEFNIKLATHKRLIPAHIKGRPPSYYIIAGFVFTAVSVPYLRSEYGKDYEFDAPVKLLEKHLHAMAQSVDEQLVVVSQVLVSDINIGYEEIVNTQVLAFNGKPVKNLKGLATMVENCDDEFLKFDLEYQQIVVLKTSTAKAATMDILTTHCIPSAISDDLKA from the exons ATGGGCGACAAGAAGAGAAAGCGAGCACGAAAATCGAAAGCTGCAACTGACGAAGAAACCGCATCCCCAGACCATAACACCACCACCACAAGCAGCAACGCCACCACATCCAAGAACGACGTCGTTGTCATCCCTGCCCCCGAACCCGCCGAAACCAGTGACCCGGAGTCCCATGGGCTACGCCGTGGCCGGtccaagaacaagaaaaagaaatcgCCGCCGACCTCCGCGACGGTGCCGGATCGGCGTAGCTCCCGGATTGCGGAACAAAATGGGGACTACGCAGCGACGGGGTCAGTGGCAGAGCCGCCGCTGATGCCAAAGTGGGAGGGCAGCGGGGCCGCAGCGAAGGTGGTGCCGTCAATGGACGCGGTGGTGAAGGTGTTCTGCGTGCACACGGAACCGAATTTCTCGCTACCGTGGCAGCGGAAGAGGCAGTACAGCTCCAGCAGCAGCGGGTTCATCGTGGCGGGTCGGAGGGTGTTGACCAACGCTCACTCCGTTGAGCACCACACTCAGGTCAAGCTCAAGAAGCGTGGGTCTGATACAAAGTACTTGGCCACCGTGCTAGCCATTGGGACCGAGTGCGATATTG CATTATTGACGGTGAGTGATGATGACTTTTGGGAGGGAGTTTCACCTGTTGAGTTTGGAGATTTGCCTGTACTGCAAGATGCTGTGACTGTTGTAGGCTATCCTATTGGAGGAGATACAATATCTGTGACTAGTGGTGTTGTTTCACGCATGGAGATACTCTCGTATGTTCATGGTTCTACCGAACTTCTGGGACTTCAG ATAGATGCTGCAATAAATTCTGGGAATTCTGGTGGACCTGCTTTTAATGATAAGGGAAAATGTGTGGGGATTGCATTCCAGTCTCTTAAACACGAAGATGTGGAAAATATAGGATACGTAATACCCACTCCCGTTATCCTACATTTTATCAAAGACTATGAAAAGAATGGGGCTTATACAG GATTTCCTGTTCTTGGAGTTGAGTGGCAGAAAATGGAAAATCCTGATCTGAGAATGTCAATGGGGATGGCATCTGACCAGAAAGGTGTGCGTATTAGAAGAATTGAACCCACAGCTCCAGAATCTCATGTTCTAAAGCCATCTGATGTGATTATTAGCTTTGATGGGGTCAATATTGCCAACGATGGAACAG TTCCGTTCAGGCATGGGGAACGCATTGGTTTCAGTTATCTTGTCTCTCAGAAGTATACTGGGGATAGAGCTCTAGTAAAGGTTTTACGTAATTCAGAGATacttgaatttaacataaaactcgCAACTCATAAGCGGCTTATTCCAGCACACATCAAAGGCAGGCCTCCTTCCTACTATATAATTGCTGGATTTGTTTTTACTGCCGTTTCAGTCCCATATCTTAGATCTGAG TATGGTAAAGATTATGAGTTTGATGCTCCAGTGAAGCTCCTAGAGAAACATCTACATGCTATGGCACAATCTGTTGATGAGCAACTTGTTGTTGTTTCTCAG GTTCTGGTGTCTGACATTAATATTGGATATGAGGAGATAGTTAACACTCAG GTTCTTGCTTTCAATGGTAAGCCTGTGAAGAATCTGAAGGGCTTGGCCACCATGGTTGAGAACTGTGATGATGAGTTTCTAAAGTTTGATCTGGAATACCAACAG ATAGTAGTACTAAAGACCAGCACTGCCAAGGCCGCAACCATGGATATACTCACAACACATTGTATACCGTCGGCAATATCTGATGACCTGAAAGCATGA